The Pseudomonas sp. G2-4 genome window below encodes:
- a CDS encoding 8-oxoguanine deaminase → MPATRTWLKNPLAIFTANDLDAPGGLVLQDGVIVELLSAGQQPAQPCDHIFDAREHVILPGLINTHHHFYQTLTRAWAPVVNQPLFPWLKTLYPVWARLTPEKLALASKVALAELLLSGCTTAADHHYLFPEGLENAIDVQVQSVRELGMRAMLTRGSMSLGEADGGLPPQQTVQQGQVILDDSQRLIGRYHERGDGARIQIALAPCSPFSVTPEIMRASADLAEQLDVRLHTHLAETLDEEDFCLQRFGLRTVDYLDSVGWLGPRTWLAHGIHFNPDEITRLGAAGTGICHCPSSNMRLASGICPTLELIAAGAPLGLGVDGSASNDASNMILETRQALYLQRLRYGAQAITPERVLGWATRGSAQLLGRSDIGELAVGKQADLALFKLDELRFSGSHDPISALLLCGADRADRVMIGGQWRVIDGQVEGLDLKGLIADHSQAARELIAGI, encoded by the coding sequence ATGCCTGCGACCCGTACCTGGTTAAAAAATCCCCTCGCCATTTTCACCGCCAACGACCTCGATGCCCCTGGCGGCCTCGTCCTGCAGGACGGCGTCATCGTCGAACTGCTGAGCGCCGGCCAACAACCCGCCCAGCCCTGCGACCACATCTTCGACGCGCGCGAGCATGTGATCCTGCCGGGGTTGATCAACACCCATCATCACTTCTACCAGACCCTGACCCGCGCCTGGGCGCCGGTGGTGAACCAGCCGTTGTTCCCATGGCTGAAAACCCTCTATCCGGTATGGGCGCGGCTGACCCCGGAAAAACTTGCCCTGGCGAGCAAAGTGGCGCTGGCCGAGCTGCTGCTATCGGGCTGCACCACGGCGGCGGACCATCATTACCTGTTTCCAGAAGGCCTGGAAAATGCCATCGACGTGCAGGTGCAAAGTGTCCGTGAGCTGGGCATGCGCGCGATGCTGACCCGCGGATCCATGAGCCTGGGCGAAGCCGACGGTGGCTTGCCGCCACAGCAGACCGTGCAGCAGGGCCAGGTCATTCTCGACGACAGCCAGCGGTTGATCGGCCGATACCATGAGCGCGGTGACGGCGCCCGGATCCAGATTGCGCTGGCGCCCTGCTCGCCGTTTTCGGTCACCCCCGAAATCATGCGCGCCAGCGCCGACCTGGCGGAACAACTCGACGTGCGCCTGCACACGCACCTGGCCGAAACCCTCGATGAAGAAGATTTTTGCCTGCAACGCTTCGGCCTGCGCACCGTGGATTACCTGGACAGCGTCGGCTGGCTCGGCCCGCGTACCTGGCTGGCCCACGGCATTCATTTCAACCCGGATGAAATCACCCGCCTCGGCGCCGCCGGCACTGGCATCTGCCATTGTCCGAGCTCCAACATGCGCCTGGCTTCGGGCATTTGCCCGACCCTGGAACTGATCGCCGCCGGGGCGCCCCTGGGCCTGGGCGTGGACGGCTCGGCCTCCAATGACGCCTCGAACATGATCCTCGAAACCCGCCAGGCGTTGTACCTCCAGCGCCTGCGCTATGGCGCGCAAGCGATCACGCCGGAGCGCGTACTGGGCTGGGCGACCCGAGGTTCGGCGCAGTTGCTGGGGCGCAGTGACATCGGCGAGCTGGCGGTGGGCAAGCAGGCTGACCTGGCACTGTTCAAGCTCGATGAGTTGCGCTTCTCCGGCAGCCACGACCCGATCTCGGCCCTGCTGTTGTGCGGCGCGGACCGGGCGGATCGGGTGATGATAGGCGGGCAATGGCGAGTGATCGACGGGCAAGTCGAGGGGTTGGACTTGAAGGGGTTGATTGCCGATCACAGCCAGGCGGCGCGGGAATTGATCGCCGGCATTTAA
- a CDS encoding DUF808 domain-containing protein, producing the protein MASSFFALFDDIATLLDDISVMSKVAAKKTASVLTDDLAVNAEKVVELKADRELPVVWAVLKGSLVNKAILVPLALGLNYISPVIVHGLLVIGGIYLCYEGIESLIEKLTPKGKGDGARKVKVLSDEEAKRYEAKKIKGAITTDFVLSAEIVVITLNVVSEAPFLQQVATLSLIALLVTFGVYGLVAGIVRIDDLGLRMKKVTTHGAFAQAVRSVGGGLIAVAPKLMKLLSWIGTIAMFFVGGSFIAQAMSEVPSWLIPATLKPHLQGYLPEAGIGVIAGVIVVTLVRLAQSLRKESRA; encoded by the coding sequence ATGGCGAGCAGTTTTTTTGCATTATTTGACGACATAGCAACGCTGCTGGACGACATCTCCGTGATGAGCAAGGTGGCGGCAAAGAAGACGGCGAGCGTCCTTACCGATGACCTGGCGGTGAATGCGGAGAAGGTGGTTGAACTCAAGGCTGATCGCGAACTGCCGGTCGTGTGGGCCGTTCTCAAGGGTTCGCTTGTTAACAAGGCTATCCTGGTTCCCCTGGCGCTTGGACTGAACTACATCTCTCCAGTGATCGTGCACGGGCTTCTGGTCATCGGCGGCATATACCTCTGCTATGAGGGCATCGAATCTTTGATTGAGAAGCTCACTCCCAAAGGCAAAGGGGATGGTGCGCGCAAGGTGAAGGTGCTCAGCGATGAAGAGGCGAAGAGGTATGAAGCCAAGAAGATCAAAGGCGCTATCACTACGGATTTTGTATTGAGCGCTGAAATCGTAGTCATCACGCTGAATGTTGTATCTGAAGCGCCTTTCCTTCAGCAAGTCGCTACGCTGAGCCTGATCGCCCTGTTGGTCACGTTTGGCGTTTACGGCCTGGTCGCCGGCATTGTGCGGATCGATGACCTGGGGTTGCGCATGAAGAAAGTCACCACCCATGGCGCCTTCGCGCAAGCGGTACGGAGCGTAGGGGGAGGGCTTATTGCTGTCGCGCCCAAGCTGATGAAATTGCTGTCATGGATAGGAACAATAGCGATGTTCTTCGTAGGCGGATCGTTCATCGCACAAGCCATGTCAGAGGTACCAAGCTGGTTGATTCCTGCAACCCTGAAACCTCACCTGCAAGGATATCTCCCCGAAGCGGGCATTGGAGTGATTGCCGGCGTCATTGTTGTAACACTTGTGCGCTTGGCACAAAGTCTACGAAAGGAGTCGCGAGCCTAA
- a CDS encoding DUF1652 domain-containing protein, with the protein MISTLELRHIIECGFQPLSCTCSVNPDGSLMIKVFDPTSGRVDLLVTGVVTSQLTPSRAIANLIAELRSEMEARNAASAAVCAK; encoded by the coding sequence ATGATTTCCACACTTGAGCTTCGCCACATTATTGAATGTGGCTTCCAACCGCTCTCCTGCACCTGCTCGGTCAATCCGGATGGCTCATTGATGATCAAGGTATTTGATCCGACATCGGGCCGCGTTGATCTGTTAGTCACAGGGGTGGTGACCAGTCAATTGACCCCCAGCCGAGCCATTGCAAATTTGATTGCTGAACTTCGTTCTGAAATGGAGGCACGCAACGCAGCGAGCGCAGCGGTGTGCGCGAAATAG
- a CDS encoding MbcA/ParS/Xre antitoxin family protein yields MNNLIESILAAQYRSLLFPKGICGDAIFGFECNDGWGDLIQATLWLVQRRAPLSALDVEVTQVKEKFGQLRIYHRGGDESIGAAFEIAEVVSGSVCEMCGMPGGVISVDGWLQARCSQHSAAGKIARAKNVKNNDNYIASYVEAVDAILSFFGEGAVLWVQQERAAFAGRRPCELLATEEGCQAIYLMLKRLEYGVGV; encoded by the coding sequence ATGAATAATTTAATCGAAAGCATTCTTGCAGCTCAGTACCGCTCTCTGCTTTTTCCGAAAGGCATCTGCGGAGATGCAATCTTCGGTTTTGAATGCAATGACGGTTGGGGTGATCTGATCCAAGCAACTTTGTGGCTTGTTCAGCGACGTGCCCCGTTGAGCGCGCTCGACGTGGAGGTCACGCAGGTGAAAGAAAAGTTCGGTCAGCTCAGGATCTACCATCGCGGAGGTGACGAGAGCATCGGTGCCGCTTTCGAGATCGCGGAGGTGGTATCAGGTAGTGTTTGTGAGATGTGCGGGATGCCAGGTGGGGTTATAAGTGTTGATGGTTGGCTTCAGGCTCGCTGTAGCCAACATTCAGCGGCGGGAAAAATAGCTAGGGCTAAAAACGTTAAGAATAACGACAATTACATCGCAAGCTATGTAGAAGCCGTAGACGCGATTTTGTCGTTTTTCGGAGAAGGTGCAGTGCTTTGGGTACAGCAAGAACGCGCCGCTTTTGCTGGCCGGCGACCGTGCGAGTTGCTGGCGACGGAGGAGGGGTGCCAGGCGATTTACCTGATGCTCAAACGGCTTGAATATGGGGTTGGCGTTTGA
- a CDS encoding OsmC family protein produces MVDKTHEYEVQVTWAGHNGTGTSSYRGYSRAHVIAAKGKIPIEGSSDPSFRGDPTRWNPEELLLASLSACHKLWYLGLCAEAGIVVVAYEDNAQGTMVEESDGAGQFTSVVLRPKVILASGSEIAKAQTLHKMAHEKCFIARSVNFPVSHAPEISISSDT; encoded by the coding sequence ATGGTAGATAAAACGCACGAGTACGAAGTCCAGGTAACTTGGGCCGGCCACAACGGAACAGGAACGTCATCTTATCGGGGTTACAGCCGGGCGCACGTAATCGCAGCTAAAGGCAAAATACCAATTGAGGGGTCGTCCGATCCCAGTTTTCGAGGAGACCCAACACGCTGGAACCCCGAGGAATTGCTCTTGGCATCCTTATCTGCGTGCCACAAGCTTTGGTACCTTGGCCTTTGTGCTGAGGCCGGGATCGTTGTGGTGGCCTACGAGGACAATGCTCAAGGAACAATGGTCGAGGAGAGCGACGGCGCTGGTCAGTTCACCTCAGTTGTTTTGAGGCCGAAAGTGATTCTGGCATCGGGGTCTGAGATCGCAAAAGCTCAGACGCTGCACAAAATGGCTCATGAGAAATGCTTCATTGCCCGTTCGGTAAACTTTCCAGTCAGCCACGCACCCGAAATATCGATAAGCTCAGACACCTAG
- a CDS encoding PaaI family thioesterase: MEDFTASNPDFDKHVQGAVLSMPAAKLLGFHYNYLKPGHCEIEQPARKELTQHNGYFQGGIIGALADFAGGSAAGTLLPPGWINMTTDFTVKLISPADGEMLLARGRVINASKNTTVAAADLFAVKQGKETLCATALVTMRNIPLKA, encoded by the coding sequence ATGGAAGATTTCACTGCAAGCAATCCCGACTTTGACAAGCACGTTCAAGGAGCGGTACTCAGTATGCCAGCGGCAAAATTACTGGGATTTCATTATAACTACCTGAAGCCAGGTCATTGTGAAATTGAACAACCAGCGCGCAAAGAACTCACCCAGCATAACGGCTACTTTCAAGGTGGTATCATCGGAGCGTTGGCTGACTTTGCCGGAGGTTCCGCCGCCGGAACCTTGCTGCCACCTGGCTGGATAAATATGACTACAGATTTCACTGTCAAACTAATTTCCCCGGCGGATGGTGAAATGCTACTAGCCAGGGGACGTGTCATCAATGCATCGAAAAACACTACGGTTGCCGCTGCCGATTTGTTTGCCGTGAAACAAGGCAAGGAAACCCTTTGCGCCACCGCTCTGGTGACTATGCGAAATATTCCTCTCAAAGCATGA
- a CDS encoding fatty acyl-AMP ligase, translating to MQKFRLMTDCLDSHSELYPEKPAYIFLSEKLLTEKELTFAQLRIEARQFAGRLLETTQRGDRALLIFPAGLDFIIAFFGCLYAGVVAVPLCPPNKKRSQRTLQGIIDDCSPRLIITLKALSSSLQDQDHRESLSWLEMDDLGTRQQSRFFPDSLAVDAEDLAFIQYTSGSTSTPKGVMVTHANIVANQAMIRDAFSHDESSTVVGWVPHYHDQGLIGNIFQPMFVGATSVLMSPVTFMRWPLRWLQAISIYQAHTSGGPNFAFGACVKALERDPDIELDLGTWQVAFNGAEPIRNDTMREFQAAFQRFGFSREAVYPCYGLAECTLQASGGVKGTGPSTLNVDRQALRDGRILPTDTASCQTLVGSGKALRGTRIEIVDPLTRKVRAPFEIGEIWIAGPHIARGYWNQELLTAGTFANHLSGDIQPPYLRTGDLGFVHQGELYVTGRIKDMVIIRGKNYYPHDIEHNVSKAHHSLENSACAVFSLLDAEDKLIIVQEVRREWRKKIERDEIISIIRQAVVLNNEITPHDIVLLMPGKLLKTSSGKIMRNAIRTQYIDKKLERWLG from the coding sequence ATGCAAAAATTTCGTTTGATGACCGACTGCCTAGACAGCCATAGCGAGCTTTACCCGGAAAAACCTGCCTATATTTTTCTTAGTGAAAAATTGTTGACGGAAAAAGAGCTGACCTTTGCACAGTTGAGAATTGAGGCGAGGCAGTTTGCCGGCCGTCTATTAGAGACAACTCAGCGTGGTGATAGAGCGTTATTAATATTCCCTGCGGGATTAGATTTCATCATCGCTTTTTTTGGCTGCCTGTACGCAGGAGTGGTCGCTGTACCCCTCTGCCCACCCAATAAAAAACGCTCACAACGCACGCTACAAGGCATAATCGACGACTGCTCCCCACGTCTGATTATTACACTCAAGGCACTAAGCAGTTCTCTTCAGGATCAAGATCATCGAGAGTCGTTGTCATGGCTTGAGATGGACGACTTGGGGACGCGTCAACAGTCTAGGTTTTTCCCCGACTCCTTGGCAGTCGATGCTGAGGACTTGGCGTTTATTCAGTATACGTCGGGTTCCACATCCACCCCTAAAGGCGTCATGGTGACGCATGCAAATATTGTTGCAAATCAGGCAATGATTCGCGATGCGTTCAGTCATGACGAATCGTCTACAGTCGTAGGGTGGGTTCCGCATTATCACGACCAGGGTCTCATCGGTAACATTTTTCAACCGATGTTTGTCGGCGCAACCAGCGTTCTGATGTCGCCAGTAACATTCATGCGCTGGCCATTGCGCTGGCTTCAAGCAATATCTATTTATCAAGCACATACCAGCGGTGGACCAAATTTTGCTTTTGGTGCCTGTGTGAAAGCCCTTGAGCGAGACCCGGATATCGAACTGGATCTTGGCACTTGGCAAGTCGCATTCAATGGGGCCGAGCCAATTCGTAACGATACAATGCGTGAGTTCCAGGCTGCTTTCCAGCGATTCGGTTTCAGCAGAGAGGCTGTTTATCCCTGTTATGGCTTGGCCGAATGCACGTTACAAGCGTCAGGAGGAGTCAAGGGAACAGGCCCGAGTACACTGAACGTTGACAGGCAGGCGCTACGTGATGGAAGAATTCTGCCGACGGATACGGCATCCTGCCAAACATTAGTGGGTTCGGGTAAAGCGTTGCGGGGAACACGTATAGAAATTGTTGATCCGCTAACCCGAAAAGTCCGCGCACCGTTCGAAATTGGAGAGATCTGGATAGCGGGTCCTCACATTGCACGGGGTTACTGGAACCAGGAGCTACTCACCGCAGGAACCTTCGCAAATCATTTATCAGGGGACATTCAACCGCCTTATTTACGTACCGGAGACCTTGGATTTGTTCACCAAGGAGAGTTATATGTAACGGGCAGAATAAAGGATATGGTCATTATTCGCGGTAAGAATTATTACCCGCATGATATTGAGCACAATGTTTCGAAAGCTCACCATAGCCTAGAGAATTCGGCGTGCGCGGTGTTTTCACTCTTAGACGCGGAAGACAAACTGATTATCGTTCAAGAAGTGCGAAGAGAATGGAGAAAGAAAATCGAGCGGGACGAAATTATCTCGATCATTCGACAGGCAGTGGTTTTAAACAACGAGATTACTCCCCACGACATTGTTTTATTAATGCCTGGAAAACTACTGAAAACCAGTAGTGGAAAAATCATGCGCAATGCAATACGCACTCAATACATTGATAAAAAACTTGAGCGATGGCTTGGTTAG
- a CDS encoding alpha/beta fold hydrolase, whose amino-acid sequence MHTQNISLICFPHAGGSNATYNGWGSRLSETIRRIKLECFDGPAKRDTFTDVDSLSAHVAEQLSHESQPLALYGHSMGAVLAYEVARKLSIRNTVQVMHLFVSGRRAPQLAARLAPIHDLSDQAFLNELMAYGGVPDAIGTNSRLFNTLIPIIRSDLALVETYQCHPMHTLKCPISAIYATHDPVVETDELMAWQERTTGAFSFHELSGNHFFHTSRPQGLIDIIHHSLSAKSNRRVECKNFV is encoded by the coding sequence ATGCACACACAAAACATCTCCCTGATCTGTTTTCCTCACGCAGGTGGCAGTAACGCGACTTATAACGGGTGGGGATCCCGTCTCTCGGAAACCATTCGAAGAATCAAACTAGAATGTTTCGACGGGCCTGCCAAACGAGACACGTTTACCGATGTCGACAGCTTATCTGCTCATGTCGCTGAACAGCTCAGTCATGAGAGCCAGCCACTCGCGTTGTACGGTCATAGCATGGGTGCAGTATTGGCTTATGAAGTCGCCCGCAAGCTTTCAATTCGCAATACTGTTCAAGTGATGCATTTATTTGTCTCGGGTAGACGCGCACCACAGTTGGCAGCACGTCTGGCGCCGATCCATGACCTATCGGACCAAGCGTTTCTGAATGAATTGATGGCTTATGGCGGTGTTCCGGACGCAATCGGTACCAACAGCCGACTGTTCAATACACTTATACCGATCATCCGGAGTGATTTGGCTCTGGTAGAAACTTATCAATGCCATCCCATGCACACGTTGAAATGTCCTATCAGCGCCATCTATGCCACCCATGATCCTGTGGTTGAAACTGACGAACTAATGGCGTGGCAGGAGAGAACGACCGGGGCCTTCAGTTTCCATGAGTTGAGCGGCAACCACTTTTTCCACACTTCACGGCCGCAAGGGCTGATCGACATAATTCATCATTCCCTGAGCGCAAAAAGCAACAGGAGGGTTGAATGCAAAAATTTCGTTTGA
- a CDS encoding cytochrome P450 produces MSDGAQDHTLIPGKLMNLPRFNPFSAEFRETPYGVYRQLRELNPLHKVLGMWVVTRHADVMSVLRDRSCNASIIPKLVDNQAAKFGRDNAPFQRLAYKSIVFTENPDHHRLRKLMNIAFSQSAIDQLQSSIEDTIQDLLRDAYQQGGMDIISGLAQPTPLRVMCEWIGLPAEMHSTIDAWTHAIRFLLEPGLMVKDDFEKVSNVLDEYMEYLSSVIAERKNNPRQDLISQLLDLQIDGDRLTHEELIFVCIMCFVAGNETTKSLIGNGINALLEHPEQYRLLQQRPQLIPCCVQEVLRFETPLQHTKRFATKELILDGHVIKAGDQILLCLGSANRDERVFPAADRFDIERKTKGHLAFGYGMHGCLGALLAERQMQAVLSRLLEGPRLVRRHSKPTWQAGSFIVRSLSSLDVQFV; encoded by the coding sequence ATGTCTGATGGTGCTCAGGATCACACGTTGATACCCGGTAAATTAATGAATTTACCCCGCTTCAACCCTTTTTCCGCTGAATTTCGTGAGACACCGTACGGTGTTTACCGCCAGTTACGTGAGCTGAACCCTCTGCACAAAGTGTTGGGTATGTGGGTCGTCACCCGACATGCTGATGTCATGAGTGTTCTGCGTGATCGTAGCTGCAATGCAAGCATTATTCCGAAACTGGTTGATAATCAGGCCGCTAAGTTTGGTCGCGATAACGCACCGTTTCAGCGGCTGGCCTACAAATCAATCGTATTCACCGAGAATCCCGACCATCATCGTTTGAGAAAATTGATGAACATCGCGTTTTCGCAGTCGGCGATAGATCAGTTGCAAAGCTCTATAGAAGACACTATCCAAGACTTGCTGCGGGACGCCTATCAGCAAGGAGGTATGGACATCATATCCGGCCTAGCCCAACCCACGCCGCTGCGAGTCATGTGCGAATGGATCGGGCTACCTGCCGAAATGCACTCGACTATCGATGCTTGGACCCATGCCATCCGCTTTCTATTAGAGCCTGGATTGATGGTCAAGGACGATTTTGAAAAAGTCAGTAATGTTCTTGATGAATATATGGAGTATCTCTCCAGTGTCATTGCCGAGCGTAAGAATAATCCAAGGCAAGACTTGATCAGTCAACTACTTGATCTGCAAATCGATGGTGATCGCTTGACTCATGAGGAGCTGATCTTCGTCTGCATCATGTGCTTTGTTGCCGGAAACGAAACCACCAAAAGCCTGATTGGCAACGGCATAAATGCGTTGCTGGAGCATCCAGAGCAATACCGCTTACTCCAGCAGCGACCGCAGCTAATCCCCTGTTGTGTACAAGAAGTTTTGCGTTTCGAGACTCCTCTTCAACATACCAAACGCTTCGCGACAAAAGAGTTGATCCTGGATGGGCACGTTATTAAAGCAGGGGATCAGATTCTACTGTGTTTGGGTTCGGCCAATAGGGATGAGCGCGTTTTTCCTGCTGCTGATCGCTTTGATATTGAGCGTAAGACGAAGGGGCATTTAGCATTCGGCTACGGTATGCACGGTTGCTTAGGTGCATTGTTAGCCGAGCGCCAGATGCAGGCGGTACTTTCCAGATTGTTGGAAGGGCCTCGCTTGGTACGCCGTCACAGCAAACCGACTTGGCAGGCAGGCAGTTTCATCGTTCGAAGCTTATCGTCTCTCGATGTTCAGTTTGTCTGA